A window of the Pecten maximus chromosome 19, xPecMax1.1, whole genome shotgun sequence genome harbors these coding sequences:
- the LOC117317621 gene encoding uncharacterized protein LOC117317621 isoform X3: MKPVYIKLVSITVIVVTAFLLLKISRNSVTFSPKLQRTFSPNPQRAISIDDLTPDFYRNIPDDIYSCVKTTKTYEYDFDNTDLYLLPSKENMCEMKAEDLEKLYQMYLGTIQTICKRPLRLGKRNDGGWDICVEKQFLTPGACQVYSFGINYDFTFDDEIAKNSTVRSIPLTPVWIKRATNEVRTPLCTFTTLVSPVNPSK; the protein is encoded by the exons ATGAAGCCGGTGTACATAAAGCTGGTGTCGATTACTGTGATAGTGGTGACTGCCTTTTTACTGCTGAAAATCAGCCGTAATAGTGTCACGTTCTCACCAAAACTACAACGTACGTTCTCACCAAACCCACAACGTGCAATAAGCATTGACGATCTGACACCAGATTTT TACAGGAATATTCCGGATGATATTTACTCGTGCGTGAAGACAACAAAGACCTACGaatatgattttgataataCCGACCTCTACCTGCTGCCGAGTAAGGAAAACATGTGTGAGATGAAAGCAGAAGATTTAGAGAAGCTTTATCAGAT GTATTTAGGTACCATCCAGACGATTTGTAAGAGACCCCTCCGGCTCGGGAAAAGGAATGATGGCGGATGGGACATCTGTGTGGAGAAACAGTTCCTCACCCCCGGGGCATGTCAGGTCTACTCGTTCGG TATTAATTACGATTTCACCTTTGATGACGAGATAGCAAAGAATTCGACTGTAAGGTCCATTCCTTTGACCCCAG TATGGATCAAGAGAGCTACCAACGAAGTAAGAACCCCTTTGTGTACTTTCACGACATTGGTATCGCCAGTAAATCCCAGCAAGTAA